The nucleotide sequence TAAATTTGGATGGGGTTTTAGAGAAAAAATACAGATGCTAAGCTATGAATAAGTAGAAGTTCCTCCAATGGTTGCCTATGCTTTTGtctcaataaaagaaaattattgacCAAATTGTTAACAAAGAGTCATGTAAAAAACCAAATACAAGAAGTTAAAAAATGGAGCTTCATGATGATGCTCCGGCAGGACATCGCTTGCTATCTGCCTATTTTTAAAGTCAACCTATCcctatgtataaatatgtattttATCAATCATGCATAGTGTGTTTCAGTAATATAATCTGTAACAAACTTGAGATGACTCCAATTGAACTTTTACCTTCTGTGAACACGTGATTCATTTGTGAAACCAGATTCTGGTAAGTATTCACTTGAAAATTCATATCAGAATATGTTCATGAAATTAAACAGGGCATTGAAAGCAGCAAAAATGTCCCCAGTTCTATCTGGTTCCCAAAAGAGAATTCCTTTACCAGTATAAAATTGCACGAGCAAAGCATAGCCTACTCTCGGTAGCTGCCTCTAATGTTCATGTGATCAATTACTCTTAGAGTCTCCAATTAAGATAGTCCTTGATATTTTAAGCATTATGGACTAGAAACAGCATTGACCACCTCTTGTTCTATGATTCCGTAAGTCATATGGTTAGTAAGACTAATGCATGCAAGTGCTTCAATCTATATATGCAATAACTTCATCGACATATACTAGCGTACAGTTTACAGAACACTCCAATGGACATGGAATATGTTTGGTTGGTATGCCTCCATCCTTTGGAAGTGATTGGTGTGCCTCCATAACAGCCAAATTCTAGtgaaaatttggacacaagaatgGCAATACAAAGGAAGAAAAACAATTGAATGATATTGTTAATATACCTCATGTAACATATCTTCCTAGAATAGCTTATGTATTTTTTATGAGTTAGTATTTTTCTCTGATTATTTTTGAGACATGGATTAAGGGATAATGTATGGCAACTGTAAGATTTATTGATTGTGACTACTAAAGATCAATAATGTAAAACAAAAAGCCACTTCAAGAGCATTTCTATCAACTTACACAACTTTCAGAGCATTTCTATCAACTTACACGACTTTCAAGTTTGAGGATCCCAAGCTATCTGGAATACTACCAGTAAGCTGATTTGATGACAGATCCCTGATTAGAAAAAGAAACATTACTGAAGTCGCAGAACAAAGTGATAAATCTgccatacaaacatctcaagatagAATTATAAATTTACTTTGACTATGATGTCATAACTACTCAGATTGATGACATAAAGATATTAAAGCCATAAAACCTTCTGAGGAAGGCATTACATTCTTCTCGTGCCTCATATGGTTGCCCAGTAACTTTGGCATGTAAAATTCAATTTATGATGTCATAACCTCATTTTTATCAGAAAAATTATAACTATAAATTGGGGAAAGGAGAGTATATAATCCATTAATCTATCACCTATAGAACCAAATGGCACAAAGTGTCTTTTACAgttcttttattttctatttcaCTTCAGGTTATGCAGAATTGACATCAACTGACTTGTGCAATGAATCAAGAACCGGAGACCATACAAGAATTTATTAATATGCAGTTTAGGTGCATTCCATCAATTTGGTCTCCAATGCATGGACTCGAGACAAAAAAAGACAGATATgctgcaaaaaatatatattatagtgCTCAAAATATAATTGTCATAAAAATTAAATGCAATAATTTTTATAACCAATTAAAAATGTGTTAGAAGCATATAACAAGAAGTAGTTCACTATGCCATTTGGGGAAAAAAGGCAAATCTGTGACTGGAACATGAACATCAAAAAACAACTCACAAGCTCACAAGTGACGCTCGACCCAGGCCTGATGGCAGACTTCCTTCCAAGGAATTGGAACTCAAATTCCTGTCCAAATTGTTAGCAGTAAGCACGGGAGATAAGAGAATTGATGAACACATACCAGATATATCTAGTTCGAAAATGTTAACAAAGTTAACAAAGTATTCCAAAAAGCTGATATAATCATCAGTCTACTGGTTAAGACAGATGAAAAGGTGTGTCAAATACAGTCTTCAGAAGCATCTAAAATAGATATCCTTCCCAAGTTAGCAATGTATATCGAGattaacaattttttattttattttctacatGTTGATCTACATTAAAATGAGTTTCcagtatttaatattttcatcaccTATCACAGAGAGAAGAGTTTAGAGCTAAAGGCAATTGGCAGTTTTAGCACCTAACAGCTTCATAAGGCTGGTCAAACTGTCAACATAGACAGATAGACTACAAGCTCTTCAATTTAAGAGATCATATGAACCATATTTGGTACAGAAGCAGCCTTCTGTAACTCTTTTATGAGTAGCAAGTATCTCCACTTGTACAATGCATATAAAAAGTCAACTATAAAAAGCAAATTAGAGAAGCTGATACTTACAAGCTTACCAAGTTTGTTAAAAGACTTATTTTGTCACTAATAGAACCTTTCAAGCCTTGACTGCCTAAATCCCTGCTATTCAGAAATATGTGAAAACAAAGCAGGTCAGCTACATCTGCACCTAAATTTCAGACAGAAGGCACAAAGCTCAATGTCGAGAAACCAATATAGACTAACTCCAATCTAACAAAGTTAATACTAACAAAGTAGCAAGTGCACTAACAGAATCTATATCCATGTTAAAGAAAGTAATCTTTTAACATAGCAAACTATATAAAGGAGTAAAGGACAATAACCAACAATGCTTGATGCAATCATTTGCACAGTATTACCACATTTAAAGATGAACTAtaaggaaaacaaaaaacaaaaaaactaaaTTGTCCCCTGTCTCAATAGTGAAATATGAATGGAGATTTAGGAATAGGAATGGTCATAGGCAGAGTGAAATGCATTTTTATGCAGCCTATGCAGAATTCGACATTGTATGCATAATCCATGTAAGGGTAGATTCCTGAGAAATAACTTCACACATGCATGGGACATATTTGCAATTTAATCTTTTGCAAGGGATGTAATTCTATACCAAAATTATAGCATGTTCGAACAGAATGATTATAGCTGGAAATATGAGAAAGGAGGGATAGTAATACACAATTAAAGAAAGACAATACTTGCAAATATTGCCTTGATAATCATACTCTGCCACTATATCCTTAATTTACACATCACAAGAATATGGGCATAGGTATCAATGTTCTAGGTTGGCATTTAGCATAGTCTTTGAACCTTGAACCTGGTTACTGACAAACTACCTTCAGCCTAGCATATAATCTTTGTTGTCCCAGTGAACTAGGTCGATGTTCGGTCACAAGACAGTAGCTCTGATATCATAATATCTTGAGCCAGACATACAGATCTCCTTAATGTCTTAGCTCAGTAGGAGATTCTATGCAATTTCAAATTAATCCAAACAAGAAAGCCACGTTTCCTACCCACCCACTGTTTACGACCATTCACCTGCCGCTCAAGTCAACAGGAAGCATGACAAACTGGAAAACAGCCACAGCTTCTGCTGCCCAATTCCCATTTCCACAGAAAGCAGGTGAACATGCAGTCAGCTAGGAAATACTGCCTTCACAATAACTTGGTTATAAAATTTCCTACTGAGCACTCATGGTAATTTCATTGATATCTATGGCTTATTTTTTGCAATTTTCCCTTACAATAATGTTAAAGAAAAAACAGAGCATCACTTTCATAGTCATCAAAGATGTGTGACATCAGATTTTCTCTGCCATTGGAAGACTATGCTGGTGAATGAAGCTGCAGATATTAAAGACTAATCAGCAAAACTACAACCAAACACCGCTAGCTGATCAAGAGTATGAATCAAGAACATGCAAAATGGCATTCTAAAAGCTGCTCGCAGAACGAGATTGTGTTGCTTACAATTGGGTTACAACAAGATTCTGTCCATTGTCACTGTGATGACAAGTGACGCCCTCCCAAGAATCCCATGTGGAAGGTGCGCAGGGGTCCCCATGCCAACCCATCCTGTCTGGTATCCGCAGCGATTCCTTTAACGCCTGCATCGCCATCACTGTCAAAATAACAGAAAGAGATTATGTATAATCAACATGAAAGCAAGTTGTTCTTCGCAGTCGTAAGATCATTCCATTTCGAGTTCTTGAATCACGCACCTTGGCTTGGCACCGTGGCAAGATCCAAGGGCACAATGGCGTAATTCTCAAGCCCACAAATGATGGGCTTCCCCACCACCGGCACCAGCTTCACGACCAGCGGCGTGTTTGTCAAGTTCTCGACGATGTAATGCCACTTGAACGCTGTGAACCCTCCGACCTCCTTGTAGATGTCGATCCTCGTCGCGTTTTCCCCGCCAATCAATACGTCGAACACCCTCTGCCCGGCCATGGTCACCCCGGAATCAATCTCTGCGAAGTGGAACCAGACCATGTAATCGAGACGCGTGTCCACCGGCAGCAAGTACATGAGAGCGTCCGCGGAGTTGACGGTGGTGACGGCAGTCTCGTACACCTTGACGGGGAAGTAGTCGGGCGCCTGGTTAGCGCCGAGGATCTGGTGGCCGCTGGTGGAGAGCGCCTTGACGGGGACATCGCGTCTGCGGAAGTAGGCGTCCGGCTGCCAGACCCGGGAGAAGGCGTCGGAGTCGTTGGTGAAGCCGGGACCGAAGAGGGAAGAACCAACGGTGAGGCGGCCGTAGTTGACTAGAATGAGGTCGACGCCTGTGGAGGCGGCGCCGTAGGCGAGAGGGTGGATGGCAGCAACCTCGACGGAGGCGATGACGGGGGGATCCGTGGCGATGCTGTAGAAGCAGAGGTCCGCGTCGCCGTCGGGGACGGCGGCGATGAAATCCGCGTAGGCGCCGGAGCGAGCGGCAGCCTCGGGCCAGGGGGAGCGCCAGGTGAAGACGAGGGTGCCCTCGAAGGAGACGTCGAAGCTGGGGGTTCGCAGTTTGGAGTCGTAGTTGTCGTAGACGGTGAAGGTGCGCAGGTAGTAGCGGCCGGGGGGGAGGGGCACGGAGTAGCAGTTCTTCTTGCCGGCGGAGACCGGGGGGAAGAAGCGGAGAGTGCGCTCCTGCGGCAACCGGAAGTGGTGTGGCTCCGCCACCAGCCCAACGGCCCCGCCGGAGTAGTATCGGTCCGCCACCCAGGGGCGCCCGAACTCCGACGTGAAGTTGGAGGTGCCGCCACAGTCGATGTTCAACCCCACGCCTACGCTTTCCAAATCAAAGAATTGGGCCAAGAGTACGGACATTACAAGGAGAAGTAATGGCAATGTGGGTGGGCGAGCTTACCGGCGGTGAAGGGATCAGAATGCGGGGCGGAACTGGCATCACCGGCAgcggaagagaggaggaggagaaagagtggGACGAGGTGGTGAGACATCGCTCGCTTGTTACGGGCTTCGCTGGAGTGTGTGCGAGTAGAGATCAAGTAGAAGACGAAGCCGTGAATCGTGGCCGTTCATCACGCATCATTCGCGCAGTAAGTCCACTAAGTGGTGTTACCACATGATGATGGTGGGAAAAGCAGCACCCAACAAGACGAGGCATCTCTTGTCGAACAATGCGCCCCACCACAAGTGCGCGTCTCCGCGGCAGAGAGCGCGGTAAGCGGATTAACTAGAAATTGGCccagcgggacgaccgagggacgTGCGAGCTTAACACGTGGACGGCAGGGATCAGCTGAAGATGCGGCGTGATTGATGGCTAATTAAAGTGGTTGGCTTTGACGCATCTCCAACTCATAATTCCATTCGTTTCCGATGGGTTCGGTTCGAGTCCTTTCCTATCACATGCGAGTCAATCCGGTCGAGCATTAGGATACTGATCGGAAGGAGTGAATGTAACCCACGAAAAGGACAACTTGTACACAGAGATCACCGCTATTCACTGTGAACTGCAAACACGAATATGAAAACATCATGGATATGCAATAGTACGTTTTTGATTAAGCAGGATGATAAAAAGTGGATGGCAACGAGGTATGATATATGAGCGTCCTATTGAAATATGTGCATTTGGGATATCTTATTAGGGCTCAATTACTTGATCACATGCGAAAATATTTGATCAATACTTATCTAATGGATAAAGTTAGTAAATGATTTTATACTCATCCAAGATCATTCTAATTGACTTaacaaataattataattatttagtaTCATTAAAAATGATTATAATCGATACCTATCAAATAGGCTATGTAATATTTCTACCCAGCATCCATTATAAAAGTGgagataatataataatactcaATTTATTCGATTAGCTCAACTCATCTCAATAAAATAATACTTAATTTATACAACTAGTCTGACTCGTTCGACTTGTGTACTAACTTAGATATTTGAGGGATATTATCAAGATTGTCCCTGAATTAGTTTTGTATGAATTCAATAACAATAAATATCTTAATGACTAATTATTATTAAGAAAAGGAGTTACAATGTAACATATTCTATAACATATTCTAAATACACCGGCTCTGGTAATTACAAAAAAAGAAGTTACAATGTAACATATTCTATAAAAAAGGAGTGACTAATTACAAAAAATCATATTAGACCTGAGTTGGTCTATAGCTCCGATAATCTAAAATCATCTATAACATATTCTAAAGACACCGGCTCAAAACCATCAAGATATCGTGGGGGCATAAAAGGAGTTACAATGTAATGCAGTGAAAGCAGCAAGGCAAGAACGAGATTAGGACTAGTCACCCATGGCCCTTCTCTTGGAAAGATTTGGCCATCGAGAAAAGGTGGGGCTAATGGCACTAGCCATCcaatgatttattattattattattaatggagAGGATAATGACACGTGGAATAGCTTCGATCTAATTGGCAAATTTAGAAGTTTTTCTAAAACGCCCTTCAATTTATCGTTTATTAGGCTATTAAAATggataaatttatcatttataggactattttatcaattttttatttatttttttatcaaatcgaAATCGAATTGAAACCATTTGTTCCAAATCTAACCGTAATAGAACCGTCAAAATATAGTTTGAACTactgaatcatttattcaattccAATCGACTATGATTGTGTCTAAAGTAAAAAATTGAACGTCACATTAATATTAATGTGACACGAAATCGGATATATATTCAATCCCATACAATGGAATATATAATTTGCATATGACACCGATATTAATGCTCAGTTCAAACTACTTTGATAACGTTCAACATTCTTGGAAAATTGTcaagaaagaatatatatatatatatatatatatatatatatatatatatatatatatatatatatatatatatatatatatattcttttagccAATGACAACTTCTTGACATAATTATATCACCTTAAATATATTCTAATTTGAGC is from Musa acuminata AAA Group cultivar baxijiao chromosome BXJ3-8, Cavendish_Baxijiao_AAA, whole genome shotgun sequence and encodes:
- the LOC135645357 gene encoding receptor-like protein 4 — protein: MSHHLVPLFLLLLSSAAGDASSAPHSDPFTAGVGLNIDCGGTSNFTSEFGRPWVADRYYSGGAVGLVAEPHHFRLPQERTLRFFPPVSAGKKNCYSVPLPPGRYYLRTFTVYDNYDSKLRTPSFDVSFEGTLVFTWRSPWPEAAARSGAYADFIAAVPDGDADLCFYSIATDPPVIASVEVAAIHPLAYGAASTGVDLILVNYGRLTVGSSLFGPGFTNDSDAFSRVWQPDAYFRRRDVPVKALSTSGHQILGANQAPDYFPVKVYETAVTTVNSADALMYLLPVDTRLDYMVWFHFAEIDSGVTMAGQRVFDVLIGGENATRIDIYKEVGGFTAFKWHYIVENLTNTPLVVKLVPVVGKPIICGLENYAIVPLDLATVPSQVMAMQALKESLRIPDRMGWHGDPCAPSTWDSWEGVTCHHSDNGQNLVVTQLDLGSQGLKGSISDKISLLTNLVSLNLSSNSLEGSLPSGLGRASLVSLDLSSNQLTGSIPDSLGSSNLKVVLLNNNQLDGQVPEKLYSIGVHGGIIDLSGNKGLCGVPTLPACPLFWDKQGLSAAGKIAIGLSCAFILIMLLLLYLFCIRRRSDDYDFEFPQDLISIAAKRNRYQRQKVMLVEMEAPNSNGFPSTSATH